In Bordetella holmesii ATCC 51541, the following proteins share a genomic window:
- a CDS encoding thiamine pyrophosphate enzyme, C-terminal TPP binding domain protein encodes MNAPLTPAQRAALQSVHLDDKYTLQTGRAWMSGIHALVRLPMMQRERDVRAGLNTAGFISGYRGSPLGGVDQNMWKAAKYLKEHHIEFQPGINEDLAATAVWGSQQVNLFPGAKYDGVFGMWYGKGPGVDRCGDVFKHANAAGTSRHGGVLVVAGDDHPAKSSTLPHQSDHILKACMIPALFPSSVQEVLDFGLHGWAMSRYAGVWVGLKTITDIVEVSASVDIDSDRVSIVLPQDFILPPDGLNIRLPDTPLQQEARLLDYKLYAALAYARANKLNRELWSVPQDRARFGIITSGKAYLDTRQALSDLGLSEQACQRIGLRLFKVGMVWPLEATGVQQFAEGLDEILVVEEKRQVIEYQLKEELFSWIGTGKKIPRVVGKFDDKDGGEWSVPQGNWLLPAHYEFSPAMVAKAIGARLLRLELPEDVRAGIQARLAFIEERETALSKPRLVVDRKPWFCSGCPHNTSTRLPEGSRGLAGIGCHYMVTWMGRNTQVFTQMGGEGVPWLGQAPFTEEKHVFANLGDGTYFHSGLLAIRAAVAAKAPITYKILFNDAVAMTGGSLSTVPSVCP; translated from the coding sequence ATGAATGCCCCTCTCACGCCGGCGCAGCGCGCCGCGCTACAGTCCGTGCATCTGGACGACAAATACACCCTGCAAACCGGCCGTGCCTGGATGAGCGGCATCCATGCCCTCGTGCGCCTGCCCATGATGCAGCGCGAGCGAGACGTCCGCGCCGGCCTGAACACCGCGGGCTTCATTTCAGGCTATCGCGGTTCGCCCCTGGGTGGTGTGGACCAGAACATGTGGAAGGCCGCCAAGTACCTGAAAGAGCATCACATCGAATTCCAGCCGGGTATCAACGAGGATCTGGCCGCAACCGCAGTGTGGGGCTCGCAACAGGTGAATCTGTTTCCCGGCGCCAAGTACGACGGCGTATTCGGCATGTGGTACGGCAAGGGGCCGGGTGTGGACCGCTGTGGCGACGTGTTCAAGCACGCCAACGCTGCAGGCACCTCGCGCCATGGTGGGGTACTGGTGGTAGCCGGTGACGACCATCCTGCCAAGTCGTCGACCCTGCCGCATCAAAGCGATCACATCCTCAAGGCGTGCATGATCCCCGCGCTGTTTCCGTCCAGCGTCCAGGAGGTGCTGGATTTCGGGTTGCATGGCTGGGCCATGAGCCGCTATGCCGGGGTGTGGGTGGGTTTGAAAACCATCACGGACATTGTCGAAGTCTCCGCCTCGGTGGATATCGACAGCGACCGGGTGAGCATCGTGTTGCCGCAGGACTTCATCCTCCCGCCAGACGGCCTGAATATCCGTCTGCCTGACACGCCGTTGCAACAGGAAGCGCGGCTGCTCGACTACAAGCTCTACGCCGCGCTGGCCTATGCGCGCGCCAATAAACTCAATCGCGAACTCTGGAGCGTGCCGCAGGACCGCGCACGTTTTGGCATCATCACCTCGGGCAAGGCTTATCTGGATACACGGCAGGCCTTGTCGGATCTCGGTCTGTCAGAGCAAGCCTGTCAGCGCATCGGCCTGCGGCTGTTCAAGGTAGGCATGGTGTGGCCACTGGAGGCCACCGGGGTGCAGCAGTTTGCCGAGGGTCTGGATGAGATCCTGGTGGTGGAAGAAAAGCGCCAGGTCATCGAGTATCAGTTGAAGGAAGAGTTGTTTTCCTGGATCGGCACGGGCAAGAAAATCCCGCGCGTGGTCGGCAAGTTCGACGACAAGGACGGCGGCGAATGGTCGGTGCCGCAGGGGAATTGGCTCCTGCCGGCTCACTATGAGTTCTCACCGGCCATGGTGGCCAAGGCCATAGGCGCGCGCCTGCTGCGCCTGGAGTTGCCCGAAGACGTACGCGCTGGCATCCAGGCGCGACTGGCCTTCATCGAGGAGCGCGAGACGGCGCTGTCCAAACCGCGTCTGGTGGTCGATCGTAAACCGTGGTTCTGCTCAGGCTGCCCCCACAATACGTCGACCCGCCTGCCGGAGGGATCGCGCGGGCTGGCGGGTATCGGTTGCCATTACATGGTGACCTGGATGGGCCGCAATACCCAGGTCTTTACGCAGATGGGCGGCGAGGGCGTGCCATGGTTGGGGCAGGCGCCGTTTACCGAAGAAAAACACGTCTTCGCCAATCTGGGCGATGGCACGTATTTCCATTCAGGCTTGCTGGCCATACGGGCGGCGGTGGCCGCCAAGGCACCCATCACCTACAAAATTCTCTTCAACGACGCGGTGGCCATGACCGGGGGCAGCCTGTCGACGGTCCCATCAGTGTGCCCATGA
- a CDS encoding pyruvate ferredoxin/flavodoxin oxidoreductase family protein: protein MITQQMAAEGIQRIIIVTDEPEKYQGVTGLAPGVPVKHRDELDGVMRELREYPDVSVLIYDQTCATEKRRRRKRNAYPDPARRVVINERVCEGCGDCSEKSHCLSVEPLETEFGRKRTINQSSCNKDFSCLKGFCPSFVTVEGGKLRKPRALASEGDIAAGVPEPRPASIEGHYGVFIAGVGGTGVVTIGQLIGMAAHLEGKGCSVLDMAGLAQKGGAVYSHVVLAPTPGELMNTRVAMGEADLVLAGDLVVGTSQEAVARMRPDRTRALVNTDVAPTAAFVHNPDWTLPGSDLQGDLSRVCATVSQIDAAALAVGLLGDAIYANPLMMGYAYQKGWLPLGEEALLRAIELNGQQVPNNLAAFAWGRRAAADLAAVQALIGLAAAKPQAEIVEVRRGDNAVVDFKRPANELAQRVQVRRDFLTAYQNAAYAKRYTDLVDQVAQAERTATGTTRLAEAVAHNYFKLMAYKDEYEVARLYSDGEFLKKVAAQFEGDWKLKFYLAAPLTAKRDEQGHLQKRAYGPGMLRVFALLARLRFLRGTALDVFGHSAERRAERELIREYAQHMTAVMGKLNRGNLEQAVALASLPQEIRGYGHVKEAAMARAAHKRELLLREFSAAVLPLGGARAA, encoded by the coding sequence ATGATCACGCAGCAGATGGCGGCCGAGGGCATTCAGAGAATCATCATCGTCACCGATGAGCCGGAAAAGTATCAGGGCGTCACCGGACTGGCGCCGGGCGTGCCGGTCAAGCATCGTGATGAACTCGATGGCGTCATGCGCGAACTGCGCGAGTACCCGGATGTTTCCGTTCTCATTTACGACCAGACCTGCGCCACCGAAAAGCGGCGCCGCCGCAAGCGCAATGCTTATCCCGATCCCGCGCGTCGCGTAGTCATCAACGAGCGTGTGTGCGAAGGGTGCGGAGATTGTTCCGAGAAGTCGCATTGCTTGTCGGTCGAGCCGCTGGAGACCGAGTTCGGTCGCAAGCGGACCATCAACCAGTCCAGCTGCAACAAGGATTTCTCCTGTCTCAAAGGGTTCTGCCCGAGCTTCGTGACCGTCGAGGGCGGCAAGCTGCGCAAGCCTCGCGCGCTGGCCTCCGAAGGGGATATCGCGGCGGGCGTGCCCGAACCGCGCCCGGCCAGCATCGAGGGCCATTACGGCGTGTTCATTGCCGGTGTCGGCGGCACTGGCGTTGTCACCATTGGGCAGTTGATCGGCATGGCGGCCCATCTGGAAGGCAAGGGCTGCTCGGTGCTGGACATGGCGGGCCTGGCCCAAAAGGGCGGCGCCGTCTATTCCCACGTGGTGCTGGCTCCCACGCCGGGCGAGTTGATGAACACCCGCGTGGCCATGGGCGAGGCGGATCTGGTGCTGGCCGGCGACCTGGTGGTGGGAACCAGCCAGGAAGCGGTTGCGCGCATGCGTCCGGACCGCACGCGCGCGCTTGTCAATACTGATGTCGCTCCCACTGCGGCCTTTGTCCACAATCCCGACTGGACCTTGCCGGGCTCCGATCTCCAGGGCGACCTGTCCCGGGTTTGCGCCACCGTCTCCCAGATCGATGCCGCGGCATTGGCCGTCGGATTGCTGGGCGACGCCATCTATGCCAATCCGCTCATGATGGGCTATGCCTATCAAAAGGGCTGGCTGCCCCTGGGCGAAGAAGCGTTGTTGCGAGCCATCGAGCTCAACGGGCAGCAGGTACCCAACAACCTGGCGGCATTTGCGTGGGGCCGCCGCGCGGCAGCCGATCTGGCCGCGGTGCAGGCGCTTATCGGCCTGGCTGCGGCCAAGCCGCAGGCCGAGATCGTTGAGGTGCGGCGTGGCGACAACGCCGTAGTGGACTTCAAGCGCCCGGCAAACGAGCTGGCGCAGCGGGTTCAAGTCCGGCGCGATTTTCTGACGGCGTATCAGAACGCTGCCTACGCCAAGCGTTATACCGACCTGGTTGATCAGGTCGCGCAAGCCGAACGAACGGCCACGGGCACCACGCGCCTGGCCGAGGCAGTGGCCCACAACTATTTCAAACTCATGGCGTACAAGGATGAGTATGAGGTGGCCCGGCTGTATAGCGACGGCGAATTTCTCAAGAAAGTTGCCGCGCAGTTCGAAGGGGATTGGAAGCTAAAGTTCTACCTGGCTGCGCCACTGACGGCCAAGCGGGATGAGCAGGGGCATTTGCAGAAACGGGCCTACGGCCCCGGCATGTTGCGGGTTTTCGCGCTGCTGGCGCGCCTGCGTTTCCTGCGGGGCACGGCTCTGGATGTCTTTGGCCATAGTGCAGAGCGCCGTGCCGAACGCGAGCTGATCCGCGAGTATGCCCAGCACATGACGGCGGTAATGGGCAAACTGAATCGCGGTAACCTGGAGCAGGCCGTGGCGCTGGCCAGCCTGCCGCAGGAGATTCGCGGTTACGGTCATGTCAAGGAGGCCGCGATGGCCCGCGCCGCGCACAAGCGCGAGCTGTTGCTGCGTGAGTTCAGCGCGGCCGTGTTGCCTCTGGGAGGCGCGCGCGCGGCCTGA
- a CDS encoding cheD chemotactic sensory transduction family protein → MTARLDARASRHYYDSTFGSHAVKVLPNEYFVTAGEDIMLSTVLGSCVAACLRDPVTGVGGMNHFMLPEGDAQSPASATMRYGAFAMEVLINELLKAGAARERLQAKVFGGGAVLSAMQQMNIGERNGRFVLQYLKTEAIPVLAQDLGDIHARRIHYFPREGRVLVRKMPAHHARAEEIIAHREHLAAQSARDKARSAPRVERFDRPKMKVELFNMPRRPVGQA, encoded by the coding sequence ATGACAGCCCGCCTCGACGCCCGCGCCTCCCGCCACTACTACGACAGCACCTTCGGCAGCCATGCCGTCAAAGTTCTACCCAACGAGTACTTCGTCACAGCCGGCGAGGACATCATGCTGTCCACCGTGCTGGGCTCCTGCGTGGCGGCCTGCCTGCGCGATCCGGTCACCGGCGTGGGCGGCATGAATCACTTCATGTTGCCCGAAGGCGATGCCCAATCGCCCGCCTCGGCCACCATGCGCTACGGTGCGTTCGCCATGGAGGTGCTCATCAACGAACTGCTCAAGGCCGGCGCCGCCCGCGAACGATTGCAGGCCAAAGTCTTCGGCGGCGGCGCCGTCCTCAGCGCCATGCAGCAGATGAACATCGGTGAGCGCAATGGGCGTTTCGTTCTGCAATACCTCAAGACCGAGGCGATCCCGGTACTCGCCCAGGATCTGGGCGACATTCATGCGCGCCGCATCCACTACTTCCCGCGCGAAGGGCGGGTGCTGGTGCGCAAAATGCCCGCGCATCATGCGCGCGCCGAAGAAATCATTGCCCACCGCGAACACCTGGCCGCTCAGTCCGCCCGGGACAAGGCGCGCTCAGCCCCGCGTGTCGAACGCTTCGACCGGCCCAAAATGAAGGTCGAACTGTTCAATATGCCGCGGCGCCCGGTCGGGCAGGCGTAG